ACGAAAACTCTCCAACAACCACAAGAACTAGCTAACTCCTCTTTGCATTGgtccatatttatttttttattattatttaagctTTTTACGAGTTttcaaaatatctattttaacttttgtactttaaaagaaaaaaaacgtaGGATCATTTCTCTTCTTACGTCCATGTTCAAGATTTCGACCCGGATGGGATGACCCTCGCATTTCCTGCGACATGATCACATTATTTACTTCTTGCATGTTCGGATCAGGATGACCCTTGCATTCCTTGTGACTACTCCTTGCAAATTCAGATTAAGATGACCCTCACATCATTCCCTGCCACATGATCACGTTATTTACTCTTTGATCAATTGCAACTTTAATATCCTATAATGTTGGAAAGacaaataattcaaaagaaaCTTTCACACTCAGGACTaagggcattttagtcattttatacAACAAACTTACACAATTTAACTACCTAAGACAGATGTTGTTCGCATGTTAACATGTCTTAATGATTCTTATTATCCACTAAATTATAGCATTTCATTAATgttgattgaaattttattaattaaaatttagagttaaaaacacaaattttattaattaaaatttaattctttacctgaattaataaaattacttatgaatttggaaacaattagaactttatttatttaaacttcaaataattccttttaaattatttatttaatcattttaagtctttttttaaattattaagcaATTACAGTAATACAATacttaaaaacactttttctatcctattttcatccaaattaaCTATGGAGagacacaaaaataaataaataaagttaatatattgaaaattaaaagcatcttaaaataaaaactacgCGTCACgttaattagtttaattacTTTATATAAAATAGTGTATTATTGGTTCCACtatttagatattatttaaagTAATTATTCCAAGTGATACTTCCacgtataaaaaaaattattttatagatGTGCgaaacctttttatttttaataaattgtttattttagcgtaattcaactaattaagaCATGTATGATGCGTATTCTAAGTTATAGCTTATAACTGAATCAGGTTTAGCTTCTGAAAGATCAAACAGAGTTCGATTTGTTTCTACTGAACGAGAAATAAAGAACGTAACCAATATAGTGAGCAAGGGAATTCCGAACCATATCGAAAGCCACCAACCTCCACTACTTCTCTTCACCTTCCAAACAACCTTTCTTCAACTTCAAGTCTCTTGCTCCTTCAAACTGTCCATTTATTCTCCAAACTTTTAgtcttcaaatattaattttgaatatgtgcATCCAAACGAGGCCTCGTTATGCTCTGTTCATCTTcagcttcttcatcttctttctctcaATCAATGTAGTACTCACCCATGGCTTCCTCTCTTCCAAGAAGCTTGATGAATCCACCGGCGGGGACGATCCCAGCGTCAAGTGTACACCCTGCACCCATAATCCGCCACCCCCACCACCCCCACCGAAGAAACCGTCACCGGCCTACTGCCCTCCGCCACCGCCTCCTCCGTCGTCTTTCATATACATACTCGGCCCCCCTGGAAACTTGTATCCCATTGACCGGGACTTCGCCGGTGCTGATCGAAGGAGGGTAGCCGTGGAGTTGTCGGCGGTTGCTCTCTTTGGATTGATTGGTTTTCTTGGAGTTTGAATGAGGTGATATAGACAGTAACCAGGAAGCTTTAACCTTCGAATTTTCTCATTTGAactctgatttttttttttttaaatcttgttGAAAAAAAGTCcaataaatttatagaaacTTGGATTATGtcataattgatatttttatggtCTCATTTCGAaatttttatgcatttttttaGGTTCAATGGTGTCATGTATTCGTGGACTCTAATTGGActatccttaaaaaaataacaggaaaaaaaaaaagtattcttGACAGATGAGGGGACTGAAATGAATCCCTGGTTACCTAAagcataatttaataattatcgATATAAAGTCTttcaaaatagagaaaatttaGTCACAATTTGTTGCTTATTCCTGCCGAACCTTAACATACATGACTTCTAAATGACAGTACACCATAACAGCAATGAAAACAATTATGGCACTATAGAACATGGACAATTTATTCTGATGATTCCTACTACCTGGAAGGGAACGAAACGCGTACCATTCATGATGTAACACCAACAGCAAATCGTCCCATTCCGGAGCCAGAAACAGCCTTAGTGTCCTTTGGTCTCCCCATCAAATTCATGCTTCTCCGCACCCCGACTTTCTGCCTCCCCTCAATTGCTTGTTTTGACATCGTCTTATAATTCTCTGAAACTATGGATTTCTGCACATTGGGTTCTTTCCCCTTTGCTTGGTCTTTCCTTAACTCTTGGTTAGCTGATGGACTTGAAGAATTAACGCTTGCTTCATCATGCATGGCTACATGGCAGTTCCTGTTTTTTGAAGTATTATTTGGTGCTTCACTTGCAGAGGAATCGATGTCTTTTCCTAACTGCGAATGCGAGGAGGACGCCACAGCTGTGGACTTTCTTAAAGTGTTTCTTGCTTTCGTGCCACTAAACACAGCCTGAAATGTGCCATAAACCAAAACAAAGTAAATTCTAGtgcttaaagaaaaaaaagggtgtTAACCAACCTATACAAGAGTATTTAGCCCGTTCATTTGTTAGACAAAAGTACTACTTTTCTTCATAGTTGTTTTcctcattttttaaagatataaaaTGCTGCCTAGAACTTGGGTAAAAGGAGCATTTAATTgttctgttttctttgttaGTTACTAGGCTTCTATAGCAAATATAGCATGAACTTAGAGACATTCTAGCAAATTCAACTCTACTCCTGACTACAGTGAGACGAATAGATGGTCAAATATTTGTGAAGGTTGTTTCCAAATAACTAGAATGCATGCACTGTGCCAGAAATGAATTATACATCTTCACTTATGTGCAAAGAACTTGACATAAATTTAGGACTCGTTAGATCACtcttgtttttggttttctaTGTTTGTAGAGGATGTTTGTTTCTCTTCACAATCTTTTGGTAAACTTATCACCTTCTTTAAAAACACACCTTTGCATGCTAagccaaatttcaaaatcaaaatcaagtttTAAGGTATAATGAGTAGCGTTCCATAAgcctaattttcaaaaacaaataacaaaacaaaatagttatcaaacgAGTAAAATGACGTTTAGATACATTCCAGAGTGCTCTTGCCAAAGTTGTCTCATATATTCAAAGTCTTCCTATATTTAGCTACACCGGGACACAGGTAACTACGGCAATCCATAAGAAAACCAATTCAATATTGACTGTCAAGTTAACAACCTACAATATGCACCCGGAACAGCCAGTTTTTAGAGATTGcaactatatttattttggagttTTATTCTTAGTTCGAGGctggaattaaaaaatgtgtaCAGCAGAAAAGGAAAGCTAAAGGTTTCAGTCGAGAATATATGGAAAAATGATGCACGTTTACCTTCTTCCCATCTGACTCTGGTCGAATTGCACCGTAAGAAGAGGGTATTGGTTTTGATCTGATGTCAAggttcttttgtaatttcttaatttcagAGTCTGCCTTACCCTGAGACAACAGCAGGACAACCAATTTCATTATGCTTTTCAAATAAGAATACTAAATTGCCATTTTTTTGGCATAGGTAATGTCATGCagctctctttctctctacaATTAAAAGTAGTACTATGAAAAGATGCTGATTTAGTCTTTTTTACCCATGTTTCTTATTTGACTCTCAAATCTATCAGCTACCTTGATATACAAATACCAACTTTAGATGAAAGTGGATGTTCATAGTAGTATGtcatttatattcttttgtaTAGGATTATGTATTGCTCTATAATAACAGAGGTCATGCTTGCCTGTTTTCTCCTTTCTGCGAAGTCTTTGCTTCTAAAATTGGAAGCTGAAGCGCTTTTCCCAGTGTCTTGCATGGCTGAGTTGACAGTCCGATTTTGCCTACATTCATATAAACTAATAATACGTGAGAAATCTTGACATCGATATAAAAGCcaagaagaagagaatatCTCTTGAGATAGGGCAGTGAAACCTGGTGGTTGTCCTTAAATATGATCTAGACTCAACCTTCAATGGAGAAGAATGTGATACTCCAGAAGTTTGTACCTCATTACATCTGAATGAAATCATTTCACGGTCTCAACTCATCAAACATgctaaacttaaaaaataaattatataaaaaaaactaccaAAAAAAGGAACCAGTATGCATACCTTCTACTCTCAAGAATAGTTCTTCCCTTGATAACTTTAGAATCctagaaaaatttaaattaagaaaaaaacagattGACAATATTAAATTGAGACTTCGGTGAATTCAAGAAATATTTGTTTcacattataaatataatggcACTAATCAGAATTCCAAGTTGAATATAATAGAGCCACAAATTACCTCAACTTTGGGGGTTCTACGGACAGCTTTTGTACGTGAAATGGCAGATTTTGATGGATGAGCTTCTGTGCAAGTTGTATGTGAAGGCTCTCCTTTGCTTTTACTGGATGCCTTTTCAGGAGATTTGAGAACATCACCCGAAACATTTCTTCGACTCTGACAAATGTTGGCCTGAGATCTGGAGGAGGCCTTTGTTTCCCTTCTAGTTATCATCTATGTTTAAGGGATTGCCGAGCAGAGGAGTAAGTAACAAAAGAATCGAAATTATACTGAAGGA
This genomic window from Cucurbita pepo subsp. pepo cultivar mu-cu-16 chromosome LG01, ASM280686v2, whole genome shotgun sequence contains:
- the LOC111805802 gene encoding formin-like protein 20, which codes for MCIQTRPRYALFIFSFFIFFLSINVVLTHGFLSSKKLDESTGGDDPSVKCTPCTHNPPPPPPPPKKPSPAYCPPPPPPPSSFIYILGPPGNLYPIDRDFAGADRRRVAVELSAVALFGLIGFLGV
- the LOC111801392 gene encoding protein WVD2-like 7, with the protein product MAGDIEQPFTFNFQVESVISDSISFGRFEKESLSWERRSSFSHNRYLEEVEKFSKPGSVNEKKAYFEAHFKKKGGLLGQNSAESHTIDSDVSEQVNQEADIEIINMENHDGHVDDSSVSSQNHGDHVVMEFEEMPRHGISSPNPKCENSFSGVDGSTYGDCNGVHAEINEQDDSGENTFSTVVSGEPEVEIKEDANSLGMSENTPSEAMEAVPKTELVKKGAKSCSGSQRTLTPKMITRRETKASSRSQANICQSRRNVSGDVLKSPEKASSKSKGEPSHTTCTEAHPSKSAISRTKAVRRTPKVEDSKVIKGRTILESRRCNEVQTSGVSHSSPLKVESRSYLRTTTRQNRTVNSAMQDTGKSASASNFRSKDFAERRKQGKADSEIKKLQKNLDIRSKPIPSSYGAIRPESDGKKAVFSGTKARNTLRKSTAVASSSHSQLGKDIDSSASEAPNNTSKNRNCHVAMHDEASVNSSSPSANQELRKDQAKGKEPNVQKSIVSENYKTMSKQAIEGRQKVGVRRSMNLMGRPKDTKAVSGSGMGRFAVGVTS